In a single window of the Pseudomonas oryzihabitans genome:
- a CDS encoding S66 peptidase family protein produces the protein MSPVRRVALVSPAGAVKEELVTAAVEQLQAAGIEAVLGEQALKRHRYLAGTAEERAADLHWAFSQADVDAVWCLRGGYGSAQLLPWLDWSRLSSSKGRPLIGYSDLTVLLEAFHRRGLTAIHGPGALDWGRRDEDPEAQAARTRSLESVLELCAGTRPGWQLERLAGPAQVPAGELIGGNLTTLASVVGTAAALRPHDGAILMLEDVGEPYYRLERSLCQLLGNLTEHRIGAVCLGTFTDCPQRNVEQSLEEIFAEWLAPRGIALYRGLPSGHGPENQAWPYGARVRLEAGRLQVL, from the coding sequence ATGAGTCCCGTGCGGCGTGTGGCGCTGGTCAGTCCGGCAGGTGCGGTCAAGGAAGAGCTGGTCACGGCAGCGGTCGAGCAGTTGCAGGCCGCCGGTATCGAAGCGGTGCTGGGTGAGCAGGCGCTCAAGCGGCATCGCTATCTCGCCGGAACCGCAGAGGAGCGGGCAGCGGATCTGCATTGGGCGTTCAGCCAGGCAGACGTGGATGCAGTCTGGTGCCTGCGCGGCGGCTATGGCTCCGCCCAGCTGCTGCCCTGGCTGGACTGGTCGCGGCTATCCAGCAGCAAGGGTCGGCCGCTGATCGGCTACTCCGATCTGACCGTACTGCTGGAAGCCTTTCACCGCCGTGGCCTCACTGCTATCCACGGTCCCGGCGCGCTGGACTGGGGGCGTCGTGACGAGGATCCTGAAGCCCAGGCCGCCCGTACCCGCTCCCTGGAGTCGGTGCTGGAGCTATGCGCCGGTACCCGTCCGGGCTGGCAGCTGGAGCGTCTCGCCGGTCCCGCCCAGGTGCCTGCGGGTGAGCTGATCGGCGGTAACCTCACCACCCTGGCCAGCGTGGTCGGCACGGCGGCGGCGCTGCGTCCCCATGATGGCGCCATCCTCATGCTGGAAGACGTCGGCGAGCCCTACTACCGGCTGGAGCGCAGCCTCTGCCAGCTGCTGGGCAACCTGACCGAACATCGCATCGGCGCCGTCTGCCTGGGCACCTTCACCGACTGCCCGCAGCGCAACGTCGAGCAGTCCCTGGAAGAGATCTTCGCCGAGTGGCTGGCACCGCGTGGCATCGCCCTCTATCGCGGCCTGCCCAGCGGCCATGGCCCGGAAAACCAGGCCTGGCCCTATGGTGCCCGCGTTCGTCTGGAAGCGGGTCGCCTGCAGGTCCTCTAG
- a CDS encoding M14 family metallopeptidase yields MNQPSLHISSTFDSGAVEVLSLADPADIRLRIRPDTASPFTQWFHFRLEGARGLPCRLSFANAGECAYPEGWRDYGVAASYCGQEWFRIPTHYDGKTLSWDVIPDHDSLFFAYFEPYPESRHLAFVGEAQRHPAVRLETVGRSLLGRSLDLLRIGTPGAGKKNIWVIARQHPGEPMAEWFVEGLLRRLLGLGEHQGDPVGAKLLEHAVLHVVPNMNPDGSALGNLRTNAAGANLNREWLEPDEERSPEILAVRRAIAATGCDLFLDIHGDEALPYVFVDGCNGLPNFGEREEAEQQAFLQRFQRASPDFQTRYGYPRGHFGSETLKLATKYVGHTHGCLALTLELPFKDNANDPRPDVGWNGARSAALGAAMVNALYWQLADL; encoded by the coding sequence GTGAACCAGCCTTCCCTGCACATCAGTTCCACCTTCGACAGCGGTGCCGTCGAGGTGCTGTCCCTGGCCGACCCCGCCGACATCCGTCTGCGCATCCGTCCCGACACTGCCTCGCCCTTCACCCAGTGGTTCCACTTCCGCCTGGAGGGTGCCCGCGGCCTGCCCTGCCGGCTGAGCTTCGCTAATGCCGGCGAGTGCGCCTACCCTGAGGGCTGGCGCGACTATGGCGTGGCCGCGAGCTATTGTGGCCAGGAGTGGTTCCGCATTCCCACCCACTACGACGGCAAGACCCTGAGCTGGGACGTCATCCCCGATCACGACAGTCTGTTCTTCGCCTACTTCGAGCCCTATCCGGAGAGCCGCCACCTGGCCTTCGTCGGTGAAGCGCAGCGCCATCCTGCCGTCCGTCTGGAAACCGTCGGTCGCTCGCTGTTGGGCCGGTCACTGGACCTGTTGCGCATCGGCACGCCGGGCGCCGGCAAGAAGAACATCTGGGTCATCGCCCGCCAGCACCCCGGTGAGCCCATGGCCGAGTGGTTCGTCGAAGGCCTCCTGCGCCGCCTGCTGGGCCTGGGCGAACACCAGGGCGACCCGGTCGGCGCCAAGCTGCTGGAACACGCCGTGTTGCACGTGGTGCCCAACATGAATCCCGACGGTTCGGCCCTGGGCAATCTGCGCACCAACGCGGCCGGTGCCAACCTCAACCGCGAATGGCTGGAGCCGGACGAGGAGCGCAGCCCCGAGATCCTGGCGGTGCGCCGCGCCATTGCCGCGACCGGCTGCGACCTCTTCCTCGACATCCACGGCGACGAAGCCCTGCCCTATGTCTTCGTCGACGGCTGCAATGGCCTGCCCAACTTCGGTGAGCGCGAAGAGGCCGAGCAACAGGCCTTCCTGCAGCGCTTCCAGCGTGCCAGCCCGGACTTCCAGACCCGGTACGGCTATCCCCGGGGTCACTTCGGCAGCGAGACCCTCAAGCTCGCCACCAAGTATGTCGGCCATACCCATGGCTGCCTGGCCCTGACCCTGGAACTGCCCTTCAAGGACAACGCCAACGATCCCCGTCCGGATGTGGGCTGGAACGGTGCCCGCAGCGCTGCCCTGGGCGCGGCCATGGTCAATGCCCTGTACTGGCAGCTGGCCGATCTCTGA
- the apbC gene encoding iron-sulfur cluster carrier protein ApbC, which translates to MTAPTREAIEAALRQYHDPYLEQDLLSAGALRDLALDGGRVRARFELGYAAGLFKGGLAQVLKTALENVPGVETAEVQIDCQIAPHAAQPQLDAMGNVKNIIAVASGKGGVGKSTTAANLALALAREGARVGVLDADIYGPSQGIMFGFAEGTRPEVRDEKWFIPLQAHGVEVMSMAFLTNDKTPVAWRGPMVSGALIQLITQTAWNDLDYLVIDMPPGTGDIQLTLAQKVPVAGAVIVTTPQDLALLDARKGVEMFQKVNIPVLGVVENMAVHICSNCGHAEHLFGEGGGSKLAEQYGVDLLASLPLAMAIREQADAGRPTAIADPDSQIALIYQELARKVGARIALGGQAGGGMPTITVSDD; encoded by the coding sequence ATGACCGCTCCGACTCGCGAGGCCATCGAGGCCGCGCTGCGCCAGTATCACGATCCCTATCTCGAACAGGACCTGCTCAGCGCCGGCGCCCTGCGCGACCTCGCGCTGGACGGTGGCCGCGTAAGGGCCCGCTTCGAGCTGGGCTATGCCGCCGGATTGTTCAAGGGCGGCCTGGCCCAGGTGCTCAAAACCGCGCTGGAGAACGTGCCCGGGGTCGAGACCGCCGAGGTCCAGATCGATTGCCAGATCGCCCCTCACGCGGCCCAGCCGCAGCTGGACGCCATGGGCAACGTCAAGAACATCATCGCCGTGGCCTCCGGCAAGGGTGGCGTGGGCAAGTCCACCACCGCCGCCAACCTGGCGCTGGCCTTGGCCCGCGAAGGCGCCCGGGTCGGCGTGCTGGACGCCGACATCTATGGCCCCAGCCAGGGGATCATGTTCGGCTTCGCCGAGGGCACCCGTCCCGAAGTGCGCGATGAAAAGTGGTTCATCCCGCTGCAGGCCCATGGCGTCGAGGTCATGTCCATGGCCTTCCTGACCAATGACAAGACCCCGGTGGCCTGGCGTGGCCCGATGGTCTCCGGCGCCCTGATCCAGCTGATTACCCAGACCGCCTGGAACGACCTCGACTACCTGGTGATCGACATGCCGCCCGGCACTGGCGATATCCAGCTGACCCTGGCACAGAAGGTGCCAGTGGCCGGCGCGGTGATCGTCACCACGCCCCAGGATCTGGCCCTGCTGGATGCCAGGAAGGGCGTGGAAATGTTCCAGAAGGTCAACATCCCGGTGCTCGGGGTGGTGGAGAACATGGCCGTGCACATCTGCTCCAACTGCGGCCATGCCGAGCACCTGTTCGGCGAAGGCGGCGGCAGCAAGCTGGCCGAGCAGTACGGCGTGGATCTCCTGGCCTCCCTGCCGCTGGCCATGGCCATCCGCGAGCAGGCCGACGCTGGACGTCCCACCGCCATCGCCGATCCCGACAGCCAGATCGCGCTGATCTACCAGGAACTGGCACGCAAGGTCGGGGCCCGCATCGCCTTGGGCGGCCAGGCTGGGGGCGGCATGCCGACCATCACCGTCAGCGACGACTGA
- a CDS encoding MOSC domain-containing protein, whose amino-acid sequence MSHLSALYRYPVKSTAVESLAQAEVDALGLVGDRRWMVVDADTGRFLTLRQLAKMNHIEARWLAADCLRLSAPGQEPIEVTVPEATGERLGVTIWRDTLQAPVAAEADAWLSDFLGRPCRLVHIAESHARQINTDFAEPGQKVHFADGFPLLLTSEASLADLVARVGKPLEMLRFRPNLVVEGTPAYAEDGWKRLRIGAVDFAVACPCARCIVITQDPVTGEKDPDRQPLTALREYRFNDNRMLFGMNVIPLGRGVIEAGMPVEVLE is encoded by the coding sequence ATGTCGCACCTCAGTGCCCTCTATCGTTATCCCGTCAAGTCGACGGCCGTGGAATCCCTGGCGCAGGCCGAGGTGGACGCCCTGGGCCTGGTGGGTGATCGCCGCTGGATGGTGGTGGATGCCGACACCGGCCGCTTCCTGACCCTGCGCCAACTGGCGAAGATGAATCACATCGAGGCGCGCTGGCTGGCCGCTGACTGCCTGCGCCTGAGCGCGCCGGGCCAGGAGCCGATCGAGGTGACCGTCCCGGAGGCCACGGGCGAACGCCTGGGTGTCACCATCTGGCGCGACACCCTGCAGGCGCCGGTGGCCGCCGAGGCCGATGCCTGGTTGAGCGATTTCCTTGGGCGTCCTTGCCGCCTGGTGCACATCGCCGAGAGCCATGCTCGCCAGATCAACACCGATTTCGCCGAGCCCGGGCAGAAGGTGCATTTCGCAGACGGCTTTCCCTTGCTGCTGACCAGCGAGGCCTCCCTGGCCGACCTGGTGGCGCGAGTGGGTAAACCGCTGGAAATGCTGCGCTTTCGTCCAAATCTGGTCGTGGAAGGGACGCCGGCCTATGCCGAAGACGGCTGGAAGCGACTGCGCATCGGTGCGGTGGACTTCGCCGTGGCCTGTCCCTGCGCGCGTTGCATCGTCATCACCCAAGACCCAGTTACCGGCGAGAAAGACCCGGATCGGCAACCGCTGACCGCGCTGCGCGAATACCGCTTCAATGACAACCGCATGTTGTTCGGCATGAACGTCATCCCCCTGGGCCGTGGCGTCATCGAAGCCGGCATGCCGGTGGAGGTGCTGGAATGA
- a CDS encoding pyruvate kinase produces the protein MPPRSASRARTSDHDLTGLLDELRRLHTALEQAAADPRLDRQALNPAYRASARNLLAYLALRDQDLHALQLRLSALGLSSLGRSEAEVLPAVATLVGMVERLLGQAPSAPSVPRTEHPLARHARTLFGAASRTREVRIMVTLPREAADNYSLVRDLLAAGMDCARINCAHDEPASWTRMIEHVRRASTEVDQPCKVFMDLPGPKLRTGPIAPGLAVQKVKPERDIQGRVRHPARLWLTSRRHPHPAPSAAAASIQVGERWLRGLQVGERIRLLDARQAQRRLEVVEVSPKGCWAEVHKTSYLASGLRLTVERGGRKTHSHIGDFAPQPGVLRLKEDDLLILTADQTPGRPASHDSTGRLLTPATLGCTLPQVFADVRGGEPVWFDDGKIGGVIERVDLDTLQVRITHAPGGAKLKGDKGINFPQSTLRLSALGDQDLAALAFAAEHADGIEMSFVNSADDVRALLAELERLQADHLGVVLKIETRRGFDNLPALLLAGMRRGGFGVMIARGDLAVEGGFERLAALQEDILCLCEAAHVPVIWATQVLENLAKKGSPSRAEITDAATGVRAECVMLNKGPHILKAVATLDELLVRMQGYNSKKRQMLRKLELASPWAD, from the coding sequence GTGCCGCCCCGCTCCGCCTCACGCGCCCGGACTTCCGATCACGATCTCACAGGCCTGCTCGACGAGCTGCGCCGACTGCATACCGCCCTGGAGCAAGCCGCCGCCGACCCGCGCCTGGACCGGCAGGCCCTCAATCCCGCCTATCGCGCCAGCGCCCGCAACCTGCTGGCCTACCTGGCGCTGCGCGACCAGGACCTGCATGCCTTGCAGCTGCGCCTTTCCGCCCTGGGGCTGTCTTCCCTCGGCCGCTCCGAAGCCGAGGTGCTTCCCGCCGTAGCGACCCTCGTCGGCATGGTGGAGCGATTGCTGGGGCAGGCTCCGTCGGCACCATCCGTGCCCCGGACGGAGCATCCCCTGGCTCGCCATGCCCGCACCCTGTTCGGCGCCGCGTCCCGCACGCGGGAGGTGCGCATCATGGTCACCCTGCCCCGCGAGGCCGCAGACAACTATTCGCTGGTACGCGACCTGCTGGCCGCGGGCATGGATTGCGCGCGCATCAATTGCGCCCACGACGAACCGGCCAGCTGGACACGAATGATCGAACACGTGCGCCGTGCCAGCACGGAAGTGGACCAGCCCTGCAAGGTATTCATGGACCTGCCGGGGCCCAAGCTGCGCACCGGCCCCATCGCTCCCGGCCTGGCCGTGCAGAAGGTGAAACCCGAGCGCGACATCCAGGGCCGGGTCCGGCATCCGGCGCGCCTCTGGCTGACGAGCCGGCGTCACCCCCACCCGGCGCCCTCCGCCGCCGCGGCCAGTATCCAGGTCGGCGAGCGCTGGTTGCGCGGACTGCAGGTCGGCGAGCGCATCCGCCTGCTGGATGCGCGCCAGGCACAGCGACGACTGGAGGTCGTCGAGGTGTCACCCAAGGGCTGCTGGGCGGAAGTGCACAAGACCTCCTATCTCGCTTCCGGCCTGCGCCTGACCGTCGAGCGTGGCGGTCGCAAGACGCACAGCCACATCGGTGATTTCGCACCGCAACCGGGCGTGCTGCGGCTGAAAGAGGACGATCTGTTGATCCTGACCGCCGACCAGACGCCAGGGCGCCCTGCCAGCCATGACAGCACGGGTCGCCTGCTGACACCGGCGACCCTGGGCTGCACCCTCCCGCAGGTGTTCGCCGACGTGCGCGGCGGTGAACCGGTCTGGTTCGACGACGGCAAAATCGGCGGCGTGATCGAGCGCGTCGACCTGGACACGCTGCAGGTCCGCATCACCCATGCGCCGGGTGGGGCCAAGCTCAAAGGCGACAAGGGCATCAACTTTCCCCAGAGCACCCTGCGGCTGTCAGCGCTGGGCGACCAGGACCTTGCCGCCCTGGCCTTTGCCGCCGAGCATGCCGATGGCATCGAGATGTCCTTCGTGAACAGCGCGGACGATGTCCGGGCACTGCTCGCGGAACTGGAGCGGCTGCAGGCCGATCACCTGGGCGTGGTGCTGAAGATCGAGACCCGCCGAGGCTTCGACAACCTCCCCGCGCTGCTGCTGGCAGGCATGCGTCGCGGCGGCTTCGGCGTCATGATCGCCCGGGGCGATCTGGCGGTGGAAGGTGGCTTCGAACGCCTGGCGGCGCTGCAGGAAGACATCCTCTGCCTCTGCGAGGCGGCCCATGTGCCGGTGATCTGGGCGACCCAGGTCCTGGAGAACCTGGCCAAGAAGGGCTCGCCCTCCCGTGCCGAGATCACCGATGCCGCCACCGGGGTCCGCGCCGAATGCGTGATGCTGAACAAGGGCCCGCACATCCTCAAGGCGGTGGCCACCCTGGATGAGCTGCTGGTGCGGATGCAGGGCTACAACAGCAAGAAACGCCAGATGCTGCGCAAGTTGGAACTGGCTTCACCCTGGGCGGATTGA
- a CDS encoding chemotaxis protein CheV, producing the protein MAGILDTVDQRTQLVGENRLEILMFQLSSRQMFAINVFKVQEVLKLPRLTQMPKRHPMICGVVHLRGQTLPVIDLAAAIGMRPITPDENSTIIVTEYNRSVQAFLVGSVDRIINLNWDSIQAPPGGAGRQHYLTAITRIEDRLVEVIDVEKVLAEIAPYNVKVSQERLADPLLAKARGREVLLVDDSSTAIGQLRDTLVQLDLKFHVATDGLQALRKLKAWADEGVVLTEKLLMVLTDAEMPEMDGYRLTTEIRQDPRLADLYVVLHTSLSGSFNEAMVKKVGCNAFLSKFQPDQLVEEVRRRLALAEE; encoded by the coding sequence ATGGCTGGCATTCTCGACACCGTCGATCAACGCACTCAGCTGGTTGGCGAGAACCGTCTGGAAATTCTCATGTTCCAGCTGTCCAGCCGGCAGATGTTCGCCATCAACGTGTTCAAGGTGCAGGAGGTGCTCAAGCTGCCGCGCCTGACCCAGATGCCCAAGCGCCATCCCATGATCTGCGGCGTCGTCCACCTGCGGGGTCAGACCCTGCCCGTGATCGATCTGGCCGCGGCCATCGGCATGCGACCGATCACGCCCGACGAAAACAGCACCATCATCGTCACCGAGTACAACCGCTCGGTTCAGGCCTTCCTGGTGGGTAGCGTCGATCGCATCATCAACCTCAACTGGGACAGCATCCAGGCTCCGCCCGGCGGCGCCGGACGCCAGCACTACCTGACCGCCATCACCCGCATCGAAGACCGGCTGGTGGAAGTGATCGACGTGGAAAAGGTGCTGGCGGAGATCGCCCCCTATAACGTCAAGGTCTCCCAGGAACGCCTCGCCGATCCGCTGCTGGCCAAGGCTCGCGGCCGTGAGGTGCTGCTGGTGGACGACTCCAGCACGGCCATCGGCCAGCTGCGCGATACCCTGGTGCAGCTGGATCTGAAATTCCACGTGGCCACCGATGGCCTGCAGGCCCTGCGCAAGCTCAAGGCCTGGGCCGACGAGGGCGTGGTGCTGACTGAGAAGCTGCTGATGGTGCTCACCGATGCCGAGATGCCGGAAATGGACGGCTACCGCCTGACCACCGAGATCCGCCAGGATCCGCGCCTCGCCGATCTCTATGTGGTGTTGCACACCTCGCTGTCGGGCAGCTTCAACGAAGCCATGGTGAAAAAGGTGGGCTGCAACGCCTTCCTCTCCAAGTTCCAGCCCGATCAACTGGTCGAGGAAGTGCGCCGGCGCCTGGCGCTGGCCGAGGAGTAA
- the dcd gene encoding dCTP deaminase, whose protein sequence is MSIKSDKWIRRMAQEHGMIEPFVERQMRGADDSRVISYGVSSYGYDVRCANEFKVFTNIHSAVVDPKNFDDKSFVDVVSDVCIIPPNSFALARTVEYFRIPRDVLTICLGKSTYARCGIIVNVTPLEPEWEGHVTLEFSNTTTLPAKIYANEGVAQMLFLQSDEACEVSYKDRGGKYQGQRGVTLPRA, encoded by the coding sequence ATGAGCATCAAATCGGACAAGTGGATTCGCCGCATGGCCCAGGAGCACGGCATGATCGAGCCCTTCGTCGAGCGCCAGATGCGCGGCGCGGACGACAGCCGGGTGATTTCCTACGGGGTGTCCAGCTACGGCTACGACGTGCGCTGCGCCAATGAATTCAAGGTCTTCACCAACATTCATTCGGCAGTGGTGGACCCGAAGAATTTCGACGACAAGAGCTTCGTCGACGTGGTCAGCGATGTCTGCATCATCCCGCCGAACTCCTTCGCCCTGGCGCGCACCGTGGAATACTTCCGTATCCCCCGTGACGTCCTGACCATCTGCCTGGGCAAGAGCACCTATGCCCGCTGCGGCATCATCGTCAACGTCACGCCGCTGGAACCCGAGTGGGAAGGCCACGTCACCCTGGAGTTTTCCAACACCACGACGCTGCCGGCCAAGATCTACGCCAACGAGGGCGTGGCCCAGATGCTGTTCCTGCAATCCGACGAGGCCTGCGAGGTTTCCTACAAGGATCGCGGTGGCAAGTACCAGGGCCAGCGCGGCGTGACCCTGCCGCGCGCCTGA